One segment of Verrucomicrobiia bacterium DNA contains the following:
- a CDS encoding vitamin K epoxide reductase family protein: MTATADIVFRVLMAGVAAVGLGDSLIFAYNAWHNKETEVTCKDGSCVRLSKTPYARVFFNIPNWAFGIPYYAITVLAAIIAKPWIVAPAALGAIISTLLSFYLIYTLVIKLKVICRLCYLAHAVNIVLFAMWIVAGATG, translated from the coding sequence ATGACTGCAACTGCCGATATTGTTTTCCGCGTTCTCATGGCTGGAGTAGCCGCTGTTGGCCTGGGCGACAGCCTTATTTTTGCGTACAACGCCTGGCACAACAAAGAAACAGAAGTTACCTGCAAGGATGGGAGCTGTGTCCGGCTCTCCAAGACGCCATATGCGCGCGTCTTCTTTAACATCCCAAACTGGGCCTTTGGCATTCCCTACTACGCCATTACCGTCTTGGCTGCCATTATCGCCAAGCCATGGATTGTTGCACCAGCTGCCTTGGGTGCCATCATCTCTACGCTGCTCTCTTTCTACCTCATCTACACCTTGGTCATTAAGCTTAAGGTTATCTGCCGCCTCTGCTACTTGGCACATGCCGTAAACATTGTGCTTTTCGCCATGTGGATAGTAGCCGGCGCAACAGGCTAG
- a CDS encoding PadR family transcriptional regulator — translation MSAPSNPTSPLYWRSLINQSAIRFFILRALWDKDSYGYVLSREIEELSWGFCTPTESTLYPALNDLERRGLIHSTKVSANSRTRKVYRITDQGKLAFRTAAKTWGEIIPAVRKATTL, via the coding sequence ATGAGTGCTCCATCAAACCCGACAAGTCCTTTATACTGGCGGTCACTGATCAACCAAAGCGCAATCCGCTTTTTTATTCTTCGGGCACTCTGGGACAAAGACTCCTACGGGTATGTCCTCTCACGGGAAATTGAAGAACTTTCCTGGGGTTTCTGTACTCCAACGGAGAGCACCCTCTACCCCGCCCTCAACGATTTGGAGCGCCGCGGCCTCATTCATAGCACTAAGGTAAGCGCCAACTCACGCACCCGCAAGGTGTACCGCATTACGGACCAAGGCAAGCTTGCTTTCCGTACCGCTGCCAAAACCTGGGGAGAGATCATCCCCGCCGTACGCAAGGCAACAACACTTTAG